From the genome of Thermaerobacter marianensis DSM 12885:
CCCGGGCTGCTGGACGTGCTGGCCTACAACGCCCGGCGGCAGCAGCCGGGCGCCCTGGTGTACGAGGTGGGGGCCGTGGTCGTCCCCGCGGCCCTGCCCCTCCAGGACCTGCCGGCGGAACCGGTGCGCATCGGCCTGGCGGGTTTCGGCGAGCTGGGCGGCCTCCACTGGGCCGAGGCGGCGCGGCCGGCGGACTTCTTCACGCTGAAGGGCGTGATCGAGGCGCTGCTGGAGGAGCTGGGCGTCGCGGGCGGGGCCTGCCGCTGGGAGCGGGCGGAGGAACCCTGGCTGCACCCCGGGCGGTCGGCGATGCTGTGGTTGGGGGACCGCCCGGCCGGCTGGCTCGGTGAGCTGCACCCCCGGGTGGCGGCGGCCTGGGATCTGAAGCGGCCGGTGGCGGCCGAGCTCGACCTGGAGGCGCTGCTGCCGGTGGTGCGGCCGGTGCCGGCGTACCGGCCGGTACCCCGGTTCCCGGCGGTGCGGCGGGACATCGCCGTCCTGGCGCCCCGGGACCTGCCGGCGGCGGTGATCGGGGAGCGGATCCGCGAGGTGGCGGGGCCGTTGCTGGAAGCGGTCCACCTCTTCGACCGGTACACGGGGCACCCCGTGCCCGAGGGGCAGGTGAGCCTGGCCTTCGCCCTGATCTACCGGGCGGCGGATCGGACTTTGACCGACGCCGAGGTCGACCGGGTCCACGGGCAGGTGCGGGAGGCGCTGGCGGGGCTCGGGCTCACGCTGCGGTCGTAGAAGCCCGGAGACGGTGCCAGCTTGTGGAAGCCGCCGGGCCGGGGAAGGCGCCGGCAGGAAACGGCGGGCGCTGCCCGAAGGACTATCGCGGGAGGGGCCCGGACATGCGCGACGTGCCACCGGCCGGCAGCCGGGACGGCGAGGAGACCACCCACCGGGTGACGGTGAAGATCTTCGGAGAGGAGTACGTCCTGCGGGGGGACGCCCGGCCCGCCTACATGGAGCGCCTGGCGGACATGGTCGACCGCCGGATGAACGAGATCGCCAAGCGCCACCCGCGGCTGGGCATCACCCGCATCGCCGTCCTGGCGGCCATCAACCTGGCCGACGAGCTCAGCAAGCTGGAGGAGCAGTACCAGCGTGTGCTCGGCATGTTGGAGCGGGAGTGGGACCGCCGCAAGCGGGAGCTCAACGGCCGCCCGGGCGGTGGGGGAGCACCTGGCAGCGGGGGGACGCCGGCCGCCGGTGGGGCCGGCGCGGCCGTTGCGCCGCAGGCCGGGGGGCCGGCGCCCGGAGTGACCGCTCCGCCGCCCGCCGCGGCCGCTGCCGAGGCCGCCGGTGGCCCGATGCCCGAGGGCACTCCGTCCCCCAACGGACCGGCGGCCGGCGGTGCCGGGACAACGCCAACGCCGCCTGAGCGGGCGGGTTTCGGCGGGGATGGCCGGTGAGCCGCACGGGCCGCGAGGCGCGGCCGGGCGGCGCGCCGGTTCCTCCTGATGGACCGCCCATGACCAACAAGCGGGTTGCCGCATTGCTGGAGGAGATCGCCGACCTTCTGGAGATCGACGGGACGGATGCGCGGAAGGCGGGGGCGTACCGCCGCGCGGCCCGCACCGTCTCCGCCCTGCGGGATGACCTCCGCGACTACCTCGAGGGCGACCGCCTGCAAACCCTGCCCGGCATCGGCCCCGCCATCGCCGGAAAGATCCGGGACTTCTACGCCACCGGTTCCACGCGCCTGCTGGACGAGTTGCGGCGCCGGGTGCCCGCCGGTGTCCAGAACCTGCTGGCCATTCCGGGCCTGGGGCCGCGGACGGCGGCCCGGCTCTACCATGAACTGGGCATCGACTCGCCGGCGGCCCTGCGGGACGCCCTGGACGACGGGCGGGTGGCGGCCCTGCCGGGCCTTGGCGAGGCGCGGGCCCGCAAGCTGCGGGAGGCGCTGGATCGCCTGGACCGGGAGGGCCCCCGCCTGACCCTGGGAGAGGCGCTGGCGGCCGCCGGCGTGCTGGCGGAGGAACTGGCCCGCCTGCCCGGGGTGTGGGAGGTCGTTCCTGCCGGCGAAGTCCGCCGGGGCGTGGAGCAGGTGGAGGCCGTCGAGCTGCTGGCACTGGCGGAGGAACCGGCCGCCGCGGCCCAGGCCGTGGCAGCCTGGCTGGCCGGCGGGGCCGCAGGGAACGACGGGTTCGGCGGGGCGGGGGCGCTTGGGGGAGCCGGTGGAGCCGGTCGGGCTGGCGGAACCCCAGGAGCCGGTGAGAGCCGGGCGGAGTCCGCCCTTCAGAGTGAATCCCGCTTGCCGGTGATCGAGGCCATCACCCCGGCGGGCTGGCCCGTGCGGGTGATGGTGGCCCCGCGGGCCGCCCGGGCCACGGCCCTGGTCTACGCCACGGGAAGCGCCGCCCACTGGGCGCAATTGCAGCGGCGGGCCGAGGCGCGGGGCTGGCGCCTGGACCCGCTGGCCATCCGGCGCGGGGCGGCCGGCGGGGAGGCGCGGGCGGCCGGTGTGGGGGCCGGTGCCGGCGCCCGTACCGGGGCCGGGGAGGATCCGGCACCGCCGGCTGATCCGGCACCGCCGGACGGCGAAGACGCGCTCTACCGGCTGCTGGGCCTTGAGCCCATCCCGCCGGAACTACGGGAGGGGCGGGGGGAGGTAGAGGCGGCTGCGGCGGGCTGCCTGCCCGAGCTGGTGGCCGCGGTCCACCTGCGGGGCGACCTCCACGTCCACAGCCGCTGGAGCGACGGCGCCGCCTCCATCGCCGAGATGGCCGCCGCCGCCCGGGCCCGGGGCTACCGCTACCTGGCCATCTGCGACCACAGCCGCTCGCTCAAGGTGGCCCACGGGCTGGAGGTTGCGGAACTCGAGGCCCAGTGGGCGGAGATCGACGCCCTCAACGCCGCCCTGGCGGCGGAAGGGGCGGACTTCCGCATCCTCAAGGGAGCAGAGGTGGACATCCTCAAGGACGGGCGGCTGGACTATCCCGACGAGATCCTGGCCCGCCTGGACGTGGTGGTGGCGTCGGTCCACACCCACCTGCAGCTGGACCGGCAGGCCATGACGGAGCGCCTGCTGGCGGCGGCGGAACACCCCCACGTGGACATCGTCGCCCATCCCACGGGCCGGCGCCTGGGCTTCCGCGATCCGTACGATGCCGACCTGGAGGCGGTGATCGCGGCCGCCGCCCGCACCGGCACGGCGCTGGAGATCAACGCGTCCGCGGAGCGCCTGGACCTGCCGGCGGAGTGGGCCCGGCGGGCGGCCGCGGCGGGAGCGTGGCTGGTCATCGACACCGATGCCCATGCGCCGGACCAGCTGGACCAGGTGACCCTGGGGGTGAAGGTGGCCCGGCGGGCGTGGATCGGGCCGGGTCAGGTGCTCAACGCCCTGGAGCCGGAGGCCCTGCGGGCGTGGCTGGCCCAG
Proteins encoded in this window:
- a CDS encoding cell division protein ZapA; translated protein: MRDVPPAGSRDGEETTHRVTVKIFGEEYVLRGDARPAYMERLADMVDRRMNEIAKRHPRLGITRIAVLAAINLADELSKLEEQYQRVLGMLEREWDRRKRELNGRPGGGGAPGSGGTPAAGGAGAAVAPQAGGPAPGVTAPPPAAAAAEAAGGPMPEGTPSPNGPAAGGAGTTPTPPERAGFGGDGR
- a CDS encoding PHP domain-containing protein — translated: MSRTGREARPGGAPVPPDGPPMTNKRVAALLEEIADLLEIDGTDARKAGAYRRAARTVSALRDDLRDYLEGDRLQTLPGIGPAIAGKIRDFYATGSTRLLDELRRRVPAGVQNLLAIPGLGPRTAARLYHELGIDSPAALRDALDDGRVAALPGLGEARARKLREALDRLDREGPRLTLGEALAAAGVLAEELARLPGVWEVVPAGEVRRGVEQVEAVELLALAEEPAAAAQAVAAWLAGGAAGNDGFGGAGALGGAGGAGRAGGTPGAGESRAESALQSESRLPVIEAITPAGWPVRVMVAPRAARATALVYATGSAAHWAQLQRRAEARGWRLDPLAIRRGAAGGEARAAGVGAGAGARTGAGEDPAPPADPAPPDGEDALYRLLGLEPIPPELREGRGEVEAAAAGCLPELVAAVHLRGDLHVHSRWSDGAASIAEMAAAARARGYRYLAICDHSRSLKVAHGLEVAELEAQWAEIDALNAALAAEGADFRILKGAEVDILKDGRLDYPDEILARLDVVVASVHTHLQLDRQAMTERLLAAAEHPHVDIVAHPTGRRLGFRDPYDADLEAVIAAAARTGTALEINASAERLDLPAEWARRAAAAGAWLVIDTDAHAPDQLDQVTLGVKVARRAWIGPGQVLNALEPEALRAWLAQPKGRRPKPGPAGGPGQG